DNA sequence from the Mesoaciditoga lauensis cd-1655R = DSM 25116 genome:
CTGATTCAGACGTATATCCATACAAGATGCTCATAACAGAGCCCGCTGCATACAAACATCCTGTTAGATTCGCTTTCTCGGCACGTCCTGTGCCTCCAACTCTGTTATTTCGCATCTTGTATGGCGTCTTCATATGTTTTGACGAAGGCTTCAAGGGGTGATAGAAACGAAAAAACAATGAGTTCATATGTCCTGACAGTGCTTCGAGTATGCTTGTTCTTTTACTTGATAACAAGGTGTCTTTGAATGACTTTGTTCAAACTTACAAGGACAAAATAGAGATTTGTCATGTTTTACCCACACAAAAATGAAGAGAACCAAAAATCTTGATTCCTATTCACAGTTGAGGAATATTTTGGTGAAAAGTGGATCAGAAAATTTTGTTTAGTATAACCTCACGTTGAATGCTAAAGAACTATGTTGTGTTAAAATTGGGCGAGCGATCACAAGGGGGAAAATATGGAACATCAACCAACTTCAAATTGTGAACACGAGATCGATCTTCTAAGAATAAAATTGAATGAAATGTTCAGCCTTTCTATGGAAGCTTTCAGAGCTTCTGTTACTTCGCTTGAGAATATGGACTTAGCACTTGCCCGAAAAACTGTAAACGGTGATGATGAAATAGACTCTCTTAAAAGGGTTATTGAAGAGATGGCCTATGAAATTTTGGAGAAGTTCCATTTGCTTTCATCAGATCTTAGGCGCATCATAATGGCGATAAAAATATCGGGAGAACTTGAAAGGATAGCAGATCAAGCTGTGAATATAGCTCAAGTTAGCGAATTCATGAACGGCAGAAACCTCATAAAACCTTTGATTGACATTCCAAAAATGGCTCAGATAGCTGAGAAAATGATAAGGGATTCTATGATGGCTTATTTCAAAGAGGATGTGGAACTTGCCAAAAAAGTTTGGCTTATGGATGATACGGTAGATGCTTTGGATAAGAAACTAGTAGAGGATATCAAATCGGTTATCTTGGAAAGAGATACGGAAGAAGTCATATCGCAAGCCGAAAGACTTATCTTGGTGTCAAGGGCAATAGAAAGGGTTGCAGATCACGCAACGAATATTTGCGAAGAAACGGTTTACATGATTCTTGGAAAAGAAATGCATAAAATCCTTTGATGATTTGATAATTTTAAAAGAGGTGAGTGTGTGAAAAACGTCCTTTTGGTTGAAGATGAAGAGGATATGATAGAGATAATCTCTTACATTTTGAAAACCAATGCCTTTGACGTTACAGCTGTTCAAGATCTGTCACACATGTGGAATGAACTTTCTAAAAAAACATTTGACGTTATCCTCCTTGATGTGGGATTGCCGGATGGCTCAGGAATGGATGCTCTTAAGGTTCTGAAGGAGAAAAATGTGAAATCGGCCGTTATAATGGTAACGGCGAGAAGGACTGATATGGATAAGATACTTGGACTAGAACTTGGAGCCGATGACTACATAACAAAGCCTTTTAACAGTTATGAGCTTCTTGCAAGGATTAAAGCGGTTATCAGAAGAACAAAGGCGTCAAATGAAGAAGAAAAAATCGGATTGGATGATTCACAAAACGTGTTCAGATTTGGAAAAAAAGTGATAAAAATGGATTCTTATACCGCCATAGATGAAAACGGGAACGAGATAGACTTTGCCGGTAAAGAATTCGATCTCTTGAAGCTGTTTATAACGCATCCGTCTAAAGTTTTTACGCGAGAAGAAATTCTTGACAGGATATGGGGTAAGGATTTTTTTGGTGAATTTAGAACGGTCGATGTACATGTTAGTAAGATTCGCAAAAAACTGGGAGACAAAATAATAAAAACCGTGAGAGGCGTGGGTTACAAACTTGGTGAAAGCGATGGATGATGAGATCTTGGATTTTGTCAAAGAGGGAATTGTGAAAACTAATGAGAATTTTGAGATTTTGTACTTCAACAAAGCGTTTAAAAAAATGTTTCCCACCTCATTCTTAAATGAAGGTAAAAGAGAAAAGATAATTGAAGTACTTTCTTTTTCGAAAATGAACACGGCTTTTGAAGTTGCAGACAAAGGAAAAACTTTTTGTGAAGAGGCTCCCGTTTACTTTGGCGGAAATCGCATTGAGTGTAAGATCACCGTTTTCAAAAAAGACAACGTTATGAATTGGATCTTTGAAGACATCACAAGTTTCAAGGTGCTTGAAGATGCCAAAGCCGATTTTGTGTCTGCGGTATCACATGAATTCATGACGCCTTTGGGCGTGATACAGGGCTTTTTGTCCATAATAGGTGATCCTCAAATGAATCCACCACTGAGAGAAAAATACGTAAACAGGGCCATGGCGCAGTTAAAAAGGTTGGAAAAGCTGGTGGATCAACTTTTATCACTGAGTGAATTAGAAATGAAGAAATACGTTCCGAATTTTTCTACGGTAAACCTTTCACAGATGATCGCCGAGGCAAAAGAGGAGATGGCTTATCGTTGGAAAGAAAAAAATGTTGATGTGGAAATTAATTGTCCGACGGATTTGTACATTGAAACCGATGAAAACGCTTTGTATAGGATTTTGACCAATTTGCTTTCCAACGCCATAAAGTATTCTTTTGAAAATGGAAAAGTTACGATAAGCGCAAAAGCAATGAACGACTACGTAGCCATATCTTTTGAAGATCATGGAATAGGAATAAAGGAAGAAGAGGTTCCGAGAATATTCGAAAGGTTTTATAGAGCCACGAATAGCACAAGAACGGGAGCAAAAGGAATGGGATTGGGGCTTTCCTTGGTGAAGCATCTTTGTGAAGTTATAAACGCAAAGGTGGACGTTAAATCTCAATACATGATTGGAAGCGTGTTTACGTTAAAACTAAAAAAAGATGTATAATCTTTACGAAAAGAGAAAGAAAAAGGAGGTATTTTGGTTTTGAAAATCTTGATGGTGTATCCGCGTTATCCTGACACGTTTTGGGGGTTCAAGCACGCTTTGAAATTCATATCTAAAAAGACGGCTTTGCCACCATTGGGGTTGGTAACGATTGCGTCGTATTTACCGAAAGAGTGGGATATTAAGCTTGTTGACATGAACGCTGAAAAATTAAGCGAAAGTGATGTGAAAAATTCCGATTACGTTTTCATAAGTGCGATGACCATTCAACGTGAATCGGCGAAAGAAGTTATAAAGATGGCTAACAATTTAGGAACTCCTGTGGTTGCGGGAGGGCCGCTATTCACCATGGAACCTGATCACTTCCCGAACGTTGATCATTTTGTTTTGGGTGAAGCTGAAGAGGTAATGTCGAAGCTCGTAAATGATATAGAAAAAGGAGAGGTGAAACATTATTACGCTTCTCCCAGGTTCCCGGATATAAAGAAAACACCTGTTCCAAGGTGGGATTTGCTGAATCTAAAATGGTACGCTTCGATGAGTTTGCAATTCTCAAGGGGATGTCCTTACAATTGCGAGTTTTGTGATATAGGTGCTCTCAACGGAAGAGTCCCACGTTCAAAAGATACAGAACAAGTTATAAGAGAACTTCAATCTCTATACGATGCGGGATGGAGAAAAGCGGTTTTCTTTGTGGACGACAATTTCATAGGCAAAAAAGTGGTTTTAAAGAAGGAAGTCCTTCCCGCCGTCATAAGATGGCAAAGGGAACATGGCGATCCCTTTACTTTTTACACAGAGGTATCTGTGGATCTTTCAGATGATGAAGAGCTAATGAATTTAATGCAGGAAGCTGGATTTAACAGGGTGTTCGTGGGAATTGAAACGCCAGATCCGGATAGCTTGCAAGAGGCGAATAAGTACCAGAATATCAAACATGATCTGAAGACTTCTATTCAAAAAATGCAATCCCACGGTTTTGACGTTCAAGGTGGTTTTATAGTTGGCTTCGACAACGATAGGCCGACCATATTCGAAAGGCAGTTCAATTTCATTCAAGAAGTTGGGATAGTTACCGCCATGATGGGAATATTGAACGCACCACGTGGAAGTGCGCTTTACGAAAGAATGAGAAAAGAGAAAAGGTTGATAGGAGAAATAACGGGAGACAACGTGAACATATCCACGAATTTCATTCCGAAAATGGATCCTAAAGTTTTAATAGAAGGGTACAAAAAGCTGGTTTCCGCACTTTATACACCAAAGAATTATTACAAAAGACTAAGAAAGTTCTTGTCTGTTTACAACTTGCCAAAACTTGCCAGGCCAAAGATAGACTTCAACGACGTGAAGGCTTTTTTAAAATCAATGGTCTTCATAGGTGTTTTTGGGAAAGAAAGGAAGGAATATTGGAAAGCGCTTATGTGGAGTCTTTTCAAGAAACCGAAGTATTTTTCAACGGTGGTGGCTTTTGCCATCTACGGCTATCATTTTAGAAAGATAGCGGAAAAGGTTGCAAGAGAAAACAGTGAAGTTGTCGTAAGAGAGCTGTGTTCTGAACATTGACAACCATAAAAAAATATGATAGAATGTAAATGGTTCGAGGGCAAAAGCCCTCGAATTTCTTTTAAAAAATTGAAGAGGTGTTTAGGATGAATGACGAGTTGGACAAGATCAAAGAATTGGCCTCAATGGTTGCTAAAAGAATGGGATATGAGATCTTTGATATAAAAAGCCATAAAAGGGGAAGGAAACGAATAGTCACCATTACGATAGATAACATGAAAGACTACGTAAGCATAAAAGATTGCGAATCTTTTTCTAGAGAATTGAGCCCTTTGCTGGATGCAGAGGTTATGCTTGGAAATTACATTTTGGAAGTTTCATCGCCCGGTTTAGATAGGCCTTTAAGGAATTTAAAGGATTTCAAAAGATTTGAAGGAAGG
Encoded proteins:
- a CDS encoding sensor histidine kinase; amino-acid sequence: MDDEILDFVKEGIVKTNENFEILYFNKAFKKMFPTSFLNEGKREKIIEVLSFSKMNTAFEVADKGKTFCEEAPVYFGGNRIECKITVFKKDNVMNWIFEDITSFKVLEDAKADFVSAVSHEFMTPLGVIQGFLSIIGDPQMNPPLREKYVNRAMAQLKRLEKLVDQLLSLSELEMKKYVPNFSTVNLSQMIAEAKEEMAYRWKEKNVDVEINCPTDLYIETDENALYRILTNLLSNAIKYSFENGKVTISAKAMNDYVAISFEDHGIGIKEEEVPRIFERFYRATNSTRTGAKGMGLGLSLVKHLCEVINAKVDVKSQYMIGSVFTLKLKKDV
- the rimP gene encoding ribosome maturation factor RimP, which gives rise to MNDELDKIKELASMVAKRMGYEIFDIKSHKRGRKRIVTITIDNMKDYVSIKDCESFSRELSPLLDAEVMLGNYILEVSSPGLDRPLRNLKDFKRFEGRLAKVTVQEQEGKSLTVIGKINNCDEENGTFSLEVDGKMKTYEFSKVKSANLEIEF
- a CDS encoding B12-binding domain-containing radical SAM protein — translated: MKILMVYPRYPDTFWGFKHALKFISKKTALPPLGLVTIASYLPKEWDIKLVDMNAEKLSESDVKNSDYVFISAMTIQRESAKEVIKMANNLGTPVVAGGPLFTMEPDHFPNVDHFVLGEAEEVMSKLVNDIEKGEVKHYYASPRFPDIKKTPVPRWDLLNLKWYASMSLQFSRGCPYNCEFCDIGALNGRVPRSKDTEQVIRELQSLYDAGWRKAVFFVDDNFIGKKVVLKKEVLPAVIRWQREHGDPFTFYTEVSVDLSDDEELMNLMQEAGFNRVFVGIETPDPDSLQEANKYQNIKHDLKTSIQKMQSHGFDVQGGFIVGFDNDRPTIFERQFNFIQEVGIVTAMMGILNAPRGSALYERMRKEKRLIGEITGDNVNISTNFIPKMDPKVLIEGYKKLVSALYTPKNYYKRLRKFLSVYNLPKLARPKIDFNDVKAFLKSMVFIGVFGKERKEYWKALMWSLFKKPKYFSTVVAFAIYGYHFRKIAEKVARENSEVVVRELCSEH
- a CDS encoding response regulator transcription factor encodes the protein MKNVLLVEDEEDMIEIISYILKTNAFDVTAVQDLSHMWNELSKKTFDVILLDVGLPDGSGMDALKVLKEKNVKSAVIMVTARRTDMDKILGLELGADDYITKPFNSYELLARIKAVIRRTKASNEEEKIGLDDSQNVFRFGKKVIKMDSYTAIDENGNEIDFAGKEFDLLKLFITHPSKVFTREEILDRIWGKDFFGEFRTVDVHVSKIRKKLGDKIIKTVRGVGYKLGESDG
- the phoU gene encoding phosphate signaling complex protein PhoU; this translates as MEHQPTSNCEHEIDLLRIKLNEMFSLSMEAFRASVTSLENMDLALARKTVNGDDEIDSLKRVIEEMAYEILEKFHLLSSDLRRIIMAIKISGELERIADQAVNIAQVSEFMNGRNLIKPLIDIPKMAQIAEKMIRDSMMAYFKEDVELAKKVWLMDDTVDALDKKLVEDIKSVILERDTEEVISQAERLILVSRAIERVADHATNICEETVYMILGKEMHKIL